From the genome of Bradyrhizobium elkanii USDA 76, one region includes:
- a CDS encoding MFS transporter, whose product MRRVFRSLASFNYRVWAAGALVSNIGTWMQRAAQDWLVLTQLTNHSASAVGIVMALQFGPQLLLMPWTGFAADHFNQRKLLMATQATMGALALILGILTVTGLVQLWHVYTFAFLFGCAAALDAPVRQTFVAELVSDTNLSNAIALNSTSFNAARMIGPAVAGLIIASVGTGWAFLFNGASFLAVLTSLTLLRTSELRPNARAHRTKGSVMQGFHYVWSRPDLRATLIMLFLIGTFGLNFPIFISTMAVGVFHTDARGFGLLSSMMALGTMSGALLAASREEPRFGSLMLGAAIFGLGCTLAALAPSYWLFAAALVVIGVAALTVTNTSNALMQLSTEPAMRGRVMALRLGVALGGTPIGAPIVGWVADHLGPRWALGVGAAAGFAAAIVALGMLSRSGGEAERRSQEARRSEVNLPQQR is encoded by the coding sequence ATGAGACGCGTATTTCGATCGCTCGCGAGCTTCAACTATCGGGTCTGGGCGGCCGGCGCGCTGGTGTCCAACATCGGCACCTGGATGCAGCGCGCAGCGCAGGACTGGCTGGTTCTCACCCAGCTGACAAATCACAGCGCGTCCGCCGTCGGTATCGTGATGGCGCTGCAATTCGGGCCACAACTATTATTGATGCCGTGGACCGGCTTTGCCGCCGATCATTTCAACCAGCGCAAGCTGCTGATGGCGACTCAGGCGACGATGGGCGCGCTTGCACTCATCCTCGGCATTCTCACCGTCACCGGGCTGGTGCAGCTCTGGCACGTCTATACCTTCGCGTTCCTGTTCGGCTGCGCGGCAGCGCTCGATGCCCCGGTGCGGCAGACCTTCGTCGCCGAGCTGGTCAGCGATACCAATTTGTCGAATGCGATCGCGCTGAACTCGACCTCGTTCAACGCCGCGCGCATGATCGGCCCCGCCGTCGCCGGCCTCATCATCGCCTCCGTCGGCACCGGCTGGGCATTCCTGTTCAACGGCGCATCGTTCCTGGCGGTGCTGACATCGCTGACCCTGCTGCGCACCTCCGAACTGCGTCCGAACGCGCGCGCCCATCGCACCAAAGGCAGCGTGATGCAGGGCTTTCATTATGTGTGGTCCCGGCCCGATCTCAGGGCGACACTGATCATGCTGTTCCTGATCGGGACCTTCGGACTGAACTTTCCGATCTTCATCTCGACCATGGCGGTTGGCGTGTTCCACACCGATGCGCGTGGCTTCGGCCTGCTGTCGTCGATGATGGCGCTCGGAACGATGTCGGGCGCGCTGCTGGCCGCGAGCCGCGAGGAGCCGCGCTTCGGCTCGCTGATGCTGGGCGCCGCGATCTTCGGGCTGGGCTGCACGCTCGCGGCATTGGCGCCGAGCTACTGGCTGTTCGCCGCGGCGCTGGTCGTGATCGGCGTCGCCGCGCTGACCGTCACCAACACCTCGAACGCGCTGATGCAGCTCTCGACCGAGCCGGCGATGCGCGGACGGGTGATGGCGCTGCGGCTCGGCGTTGCGCTCGGCGGCACGCCGATCGGCGCGCCGATCGTCGGCTGGGTCGCCGATCACCTCGGCCCGCGTTGGGCACTCGGCGTCGGCGCCGCCGCCGGCTTTGCCGCGGCGATCGTTGCCCTCGGCATGCTGTCCCGATCGGGCGGCGAAGCCGAGCGCCGCAGCCAGGAGGCGCGAAGGAGCGAGGTCAACCTGCCGCAGCAGCGTTGA
- a CDS encoding isochorismatase family protein → MALTTLDPITALIVIDLQSGLMGWPFAHPIGDIVARAAALGAAFRRRGLPVALVNVDGSSPGRTEQAPRQGNPIGNPIGNPIGNPFGGPLPDGWTDLIPELDRRPSDIVVTKRTRGAFASTDLESLLRARGVTQVVIAGVATAGGVESTARQAYEAGFNVTLAIDAVTDARPHAHAYSVEHVFPRLGETGSTQAIIDLVERTNAHELA, encoded by the coding sequence ATGGCCCTGACGACGCTCGATCCGATCACCGCATTGATCGTCATCGATCTGCAAAGCGGCCTCATGGGCTGGCCCTTCGCCCATCCGATCGGCGACATCGTGGCTCGCGCCGCCGCGCTTGGCGCTGCGTTCCGGCGGCGCGGCCTGCCGGTCGCGCTGGTCAATGTCGACGGCAGCTCGCCGGGACGAACCGAGCAGGCGCCGCGCCAGGGAAATCCAATTGGAAATCCAATTGGAAATCCAATTGGAAATCCATTTGGCGGCCCGCTTCCCGACGGATGGACCGATCTCATTCCGGAGCTCGACCGGCGGCCCAGCGACATCGTCGTGACCAAGCGAACGCGAGGCGCATTTGCCAGCACGGACCTCGAAAGCCTGCTGAGAGCGCGCGGCGTCACGCAAGTCGTGATCGCCGGCGTCGCCACCGCCGGCGGCGTCGAATCGACGGCAAGACAGGCCTATGAAGCGGGCTTCAACGTCACGCTCGCGATCGACGCCGTGACCGACGCGCGGCCGCACGCGCATGCCTACAGCGTCGAGCACGTGTTCCCGCGGCTCGGCGAAACCGGCTCGACGCAGGCGATCATCGATCTCGTTGAAAGGACCAACGCTCATGAATTGGCTTGA
- a CDS encoding ABC transporter permease, with translation MKRLRFNQQEIVFAVFAVLFLAFSIFLRGFLTPENMLTLLQNVAVLGILGLAMAIVVIGRGIDISLIAALAVPPGLVLQMVQNGHSLPTALVTAVLLTIAFGLVNGWLIAYAEVPSLFATLATGLLLAGLGQAALFQLDVVQWSDGMKGFERLGQGTISGIPTSIVMFAIACVVVAFLLRQTRWGAYIYAIGDNPYAARVTGIPSRPIIVLQYVVAALIGCFAGLVMAASVNSMPTRIFNSTLIYDVILVVVLGGIGLSGGRGGVLNVIIGTLLIGTMLNGMTIMDISYAGQNLVKGVVLLLAVITDSFLNPRNEETAQQGDI, from the coding sequence ATGAAGCGATTGCGATTCAATCAACAGGAGATCGTCTTCGCCGTCTTTGCCGTGCTGTTCCTGGCGTTCTCGATTTTCCTGCGCGGCTTCCTGACGCCGGAGAACATGCTGACGCTGCTGCAGAACGTTGCGGTGCTCGGCATCCTCGGGCTGGCGATGGCGATCGTCGTGATCGGGCGCGGCATCGACATCTCGCTGATCGCAGCCCTCGCGGTGCCGCCGGGGCTCGTGCTGCAGATGGTGCAGAACGGCCACTCGCTGCCGACCGCGCTGGTGACGGCCGTGCTGCTCACGATCGCCTTCGGCCTCGTCAATGGCTGGCTGATCGCCTATGCCGAGGTCCCTTCGCTGTTTGCGACGCTGGCGACCGGCCTGCTGCTCGCCGGCCTCGGGCAGGCCGCGCTGTTTCAGCTCGACGTCGTGCAGTGGAGCGACGGCATGAAGGGCTTCGAGCGGCTCGGACAGGGCACCATATCAGGCATCCCGACCTCGATCGTGATGTTCGCGATCGCCTGCGTCGTGGTCGCGTTCCTGCTGCGGCAGACGCGCTGGGGCGCCTATATCTACGCGATCGGCGATAATCCCTACGCGGCCCGCGTCACCGGCATCCCCTCGCGCCCGATCATTGTGCTGCAATATGTCGTCGCGGCGCTGATCGGCTGCTTCGCGGGCCTGGTGATGGCGGCATCGGTCAATTCGATGCCGACCCGCATCTTCAATTCGACGCTGATCTACGACGTCATCCTCGTCGTCGTGCTCGGCGGCATCGGCCTGTCGGGCGGCCGCGGCGGCGTGCTCAACGTCATCATCGGCACGCTGCTGATCGGCACCATGCTGAACGGCATGACCATCATGGACATTTCCTACGCCGGACAAAACCTCGTCAAGGGTGTCGTCCTGCTGCTCGCCGTCATCACGGATTCGTTCCTGAATCCGCGCAACGAAGAAACGGCACAGCAGGGCGACATCTGA
- a CDS encoding MJ0042-type zinc finger domain-containing protein translates to MRKSDVTCPHCQAGYRRIELTSKGGVAGEFRCLVCDHIIELMDGSTDVAFRLTVQPGKPSYAY, encoded by the coding sequence ATGCGAAAATCCGACGTGACGTGCCCACACTGCCAGGCCGGCTATCGCCGGATCGAATTGACGTCGAAGGGCGGCGTCGCGGGTGAGTTTCGCTGCCTGGTGTGCGACCACATCATCGAGCTGATGGATGGGTCGACCGATGTCGCCTTTCGGCTGACCGTGCAGCCGGGCAAGCCGTCCTACGCGTACTAA
- a CDS encoding MarR family winged helix-turn-helix transcriptional regulator: MSNVPARPGSARTSALAEDLRLLIGKLKRRLREQGQREDLPPSQVAVLLRLEKDGPATVSSLARSEGMRPQSMSSAISALEAAGLVRGAPDPDDGRQTIMSLTDSCRERLRTGRAARQDWLSRTIAARLSAREQDELAAAVGLLKRLVED, from the coding sequence ATGAGCAATGTACCGGCCCGTCCCGGCTCGGCGCGCACATCCGCGCTGGCCGAAGATCTTCGCCTGTTGATTGGAAAGCTGAAGCGGCGGCTTCGCGAGCAGGGTCAGCGCGAGGACCTCCCGCCTTCCCAGGTCGCGGTGCTGCTTCGCCTCGAAAAGGACGGCCCCGCGACCGTGTCCAGCCTGGCGCGATCGGAGGGCATGCGTCCGCAGTCGATGAGTTCGGCGATATCGGCGCTCGAGGCTGCGGGCCTGGTCCGCGGCGCGCCGGATCCGGACGACGGCCGGCAGACCATCATGTCGCTCACCGATAGCTGCCGCGAGCGGCTCCGCACCGGCCGCGCCGCGCGGCAGGACTGGCTGTCGCGCACCATCGCCGCGCGGCTGTCGGCGCGGGAGCAGGACGAACTCGCCGCCGCCGTCGGCTTGCTGAAGCGGCTGGTCGAGGATTGA
- a CDS encoding sensor histidine kinase, translated as MIDLSADLLAAAEADVIGLAVIGADRSMQRKIGRLVEWLPATGVDCCECVLLVGMEAELAALAQGQRDMIALAGVRGASPDITQPMTAVVLWNGAQSHYFVIAMPDFAGRQVETLLGSERRARRLMEQQLEAASAEVRFASLARTRLRLARDLHDTLVHSIVALLTQIRLIRHYLSADPARVADSLATAEDAAASGLNRAREAIDRLRTPDDLKLDPDVEGLLSDFAARSGVRVSIQIDEAARPGLRDCGLTVQRILSEALRNVQTHAQARRVSFHAFDEPAAVGRKLIVEIRDDGRGFDLAVPTPGHFGLIGMAEFAELVGGSCAVESAPGQGTLVRISLPVAVPPAASAGVLAD; from the coding sequence ATGATCGATCTGAGCGCGGATTTGCTTGCGGCCGCAGAAGCCGACGTCATCGGTCTCGCCGTCATCGGCGCCGATCGAAGCATGCAGCGGAAGATCGGCCGGCTGGTCGAATGGCTTCCCGCAACCGGCGTCGATTGCTGCGAGTGTGTGTTGCTGGTCGGCATGGAGGCCGAGTTGGCGGCGCTTGCCCAAGGCCAGCGGGACATGATCGCGCTGGCCGGTGTGCGTGGCGCGTCGCCTGACATCACGCAGCCGATGACGGCGGTCGTGCTGTGGAACGGTGCGCAGTCGCATTACTTCGTCATCGCCATGCCGGATTTTGCCGGCCGTCAGGTCGAAACGCTGCTCGGCAGCGAGCGCCGCGCCCGGCGCCTGATGGAGCAGCAGCTCGAGGCGGCGAGCGCTGAGGTGCGCTTTGCCTCGCTGGCGCGGACGCGGCTTCGGCTGGCGCGCGATCTGCACGATACGCTGGTGCACTCGATCGTGGCGCTGCTGACCCAGATCCGGCTGATCCGGCATTATCTGTCGGCCGATCCCGCCCGTGTGGCGGACAGCCTTGCGACCGCGGAAGATGCGGCCGCGAGCGGCCTGAACCGCGCCCGCGAAGCCATCGATCGCCTGCGCACGCCCGACGATCTGAAGCTTGATCCCGACGTCGAGGGGCTGCTCAGCGACTTCGCCGCACGCAGCGGTGTCAGGGTGTCGATCCAGATCGACGAAGCGGCGCGCCCCGGCTTGCGCGATTGCGGCCTGACGGTTCAGCGCATTCTCAGCGAGGCACTGCGCAATGTTCAGACGCATGCGCAGGCGCGCCGCGTCTCCTTTCACGCCTTCGACGAACCGGCCGCGGTCGGCCGCAAGCTGATTGTCGAGATCCGCGATGACGGCCGCGGCTTCGATCTCGCGGTCCCGACTCCAGGACATTTCGGATTGATTGGAATGGCCGAATTTGCTGAACTTGTCGGCGGCAGCTGTGCGGTGGAGAGCGCGCCCGGGCAGGGAACGCTGGTCCGGATCTCGCTCCCCGTGGCGGTGCCGCCGGCAGCGTCTGCCGGTGTGCTGGCCGATTGA
- a CDS encoding TetR/AcrR family transcriptional regulator produces the protein MDVLCARILERHRDSIRVQKTHLAVPNLTRIIGATLTLSNKHGFHATTLRQLAEASGLSMGGLYTYFDSKPTLLSMILGEVAETVAEVLNSPPADVKQDARKHLHWIIATHVRMSEAMQPWFVFCFMEAKSFPPAERQRAIEMEVMTEKIIAGVLKQGVASGVFAIDQVTLTASLIKPLLQDWYVKRAKYRRRGTSIEAYIKSVGAFVDAAVAGRPRPGRAATGSRTRARPTAHP, from the coding sequence ATGGACGTGCTTTGCGCACGCATCCTCGAACGTCATCGGGATTCCATCCGGGTCCAGAAAACCCATCTCGCCGTTCCGAATCTCACGCGCATCATCGGCGCCACGCTCACGCTTTCCAACAAGCACGGCTTTCACGCCACCACGCTGCGCCAGCTCGCGGAGGCCTCGGGCCTCAGCATGGGCGGCCTTTATACGTACTTCGACAGCAAGCCGACGCTGCTGTCGATGATTCTCGGCGAGGTCGCCGAGACGGTGGCGGAGGTTCTCAACTCGCCGCCCGCCGACGTGAAGCAGGATGCGCGCAAGCATCTGCACTGGATCATCGCGACCCATGTCCGCATGAGCGAGGCGATGCAGCCCTGGTTCGTGTTCTGCTTCATGGAAGCAAAGTCGTTTCCGCCCGCGGAGCGCCAGCGCGCCATCGAGATGGAGGTGATGACCGAGAAGATCATCGCTGGCGTCCTCAAGCAGGGCGTCGCCAGCGGCGTCTTCGCGATCGACCAGGTCACGCTGACGGCATCGCTGATCAAGCCGCTGCTGCAGGACTGGTACGTCAAACGCGCGAAGTACCGCAGACGCGGCACTTCGATCGAGGCCTACATCAAATCCGTCGGCGCGTTCGTGGACGCCGCGGTCGCCGGCAGGCCGCGGCCCGGCCGCGCCGCGACCGGCTCCCGCACGAGAGCCAGACCGACGGCGCACCCGTAG